Below is a window of Desmonostoc muscorum LEGE 12446 DNA.
GCACTGATGTACAGTCTATCTTTGGCAACGTCTAAATAAAAGTTGGATAAATCCACCACGCAGAAATTCTGCACTGTTTGGAAGAAACGGAAGAATTGGAAACTCTCAAAGGCTTCCGTCACTTCTGCAAACACCTCAAGGATGCGGTGCAGCATGTATTTATCAAGTTCTGGCAATTCCTCAAAAGGTACTGCGTCTTTTTCTGGGTCAAAATCATCGAGGCTACCCAACAAAAACCGCGCCGTATTGCGAATCTTCCCTCTGACATCATTCAATTGCTTGATGATGTTTTTACCAATGCGGACATCACCTGAGTAATCTACCGATGATACCCACAATCTTAAGACATCTGCACCGTAGGCAGGTTCTACTTTTTGATTTTTCCCGCCTTGAATGATTATATTTGGGTCAACCACATTTCCTTCTGACTTACTCATTTTCCGGCCTTGTTCGTCCAAAGCAAAGCCGTGAGTCAAGACAGTTTTATAAGGCGCACAGTCATTCACCGCCACACTGGTGAGCAAACTTGATTGGAACCAACCGCGATGTTGGTCGGAACCTTCCAAGTATATGTTCACGGGGTAGGATAACTCTGGACGTTGTTTAGCCACAGCTGCCCAAGAGGAGCCAGAATCAAACCATACATCCATTGTGTCTGTACCTCTGCGGTAAGACTTGCCATTTTGAAGATAGGATGCTGGTAATAACTCTTCAACTGCAAGTTCCCACCAAGCATCGGAACCTTTTTCGGCGATAATTCCTTGGACATGGTTGATAATTTCCTCGTTCAGCAACGGTTCCCCGGTGGCTTCATCGTAGAAAACGGGAATGGGTACACCCCAAGCACGTTGACGAGAGATACACCAATCAGAACGTTCCGCCACCATTGGCGTGATGCGATTTTCACCTTGGGCTGGAATCCATTTTACAGTGGCGATCGCCTTTAGTGCTTCCTCCCTAAATCCCTCCACCGAAGCAAACCATTGTTCAGTAGCGCGGAAAATCGTCGGCTTTTTCGTCCGCCAATCATAAGGATACTTATGTTGATAAGGTTCTTCCTTCAACAAAGAACCAGCCGCCGCCAACGCATCAATCACCGCCTGATTCCCGTCACCCAGCACATTTAACCCAGCAAACTCTCCCGCCTCTTGGGTAAAATTCCCGTTATCATCCACCGGTGCAAGGATAGGCAAACCATAACGCTGACCAACAATGTAGTCTTCTTGACCATGCCCAGGAGCAGTATGTACCAACCCAGTACCCGACTCAGTAGTAATATAATCCCCACCCACCACAATCGGACTTTCCCTGTCAAACAAAGGATGACGATAAGTCGTATATTCCAAATCCCTCCCCTTAACCGTAGCTTTCACCGTCAACTCCACCCCCAGCGTCGCAGCCAACCTCTCCACCAACTCCGCCGCCACAATCAAGTATTTAAAATTACTTTGCGCCTTTGCGTCTTTGCGTGAGATTTCCACCACCGCATAATCCAAATCCCCATTCACCGCCACCGCCAAATTCCCCGGAATCGTCCAAGGCGTAGTCGTCCATACAGCCACACCCAAATCCGGCAAATATTCCGCCAACGATGATTTTACCCCTTCCCCAAGACCTGTAACCGCGAACGCCGCATAAATACTCCGGGAAACGTGACCTTCCGGATATTCCAACTCAGCCTCCGCCAAAGCCGTTTTCGAGCTAGGACTCCAGTGAACAGGCTTCAAACCGCGATAGATGTAGCCTTTTAAGAACATCTGACCAAAAACGCCAATTTGAGCCGCTTCATATTCCGGCTTCAGCGTCAGATAAGGATGATCCCAATCACCCCAAACACCGTAGCTTTTAAAACTTTGGCGTTGGTCATCTACCGCAGCTAGGGCATATTCTTTGGCTTTTTGTCGCAGTTGTAAAGGCGTTAAGTTTTGCCGTTCTGCTGACTTCATGTTTTGCAGAACTTTCAACTCAATGGGCAATCCGTGACAATCCCAACCAGGCACGTAGCGAACTTTACGCCCTTGTAGCAGTTGGTAGCGATTAATAATATCTTTAAGAATTTTATTTAAGGCATGACCGATATGAAGTGAGCCATTAGCGTAGGGAGGCCCATCGTGCAGTATAAATAATTCGCCGGGGTTATTTTCAGAGAGGCGATCGTAAATTTTATTATCTTCCCAGAATTTCTGGATTTCCGGCTCGCGCTTGATGGCGTTTGCCCGCATCTCAAAGTTAGTCTTGGGTAGGTTTACAGTATCTTTGTAGTTTCCTGATTCGGTCACAGTGTCATGCCTAAATTAGTTGAGCAGATTTTATCAATTATAGAAGATGAGATGAAGACCAAAAAATCAACTTGACAATTGGTTGGTAAGTTATGATACGGGTTGCGGCGGATAACGTGCCAAAATCCTCGGATTACGGAACGCCGACGAGCGCAAAGGATTATGAGTACTGCTTTTATAAAACTATTTACAGTCAACTTATGGTAGAGTTTCAACTTAAAGCGATCGCTACAGAAGAAGAATGCGATCGCGCTTTAGAAACTAGTTGCCAAGTTCAAAAAATATACTATACTAAGTGTTTCAAATGGTACTTAAGAGAATACAATAAAAACTCGTTGATGCACTTGAAACTCCAGTGATATAGCGGTTTTCACTTGAGTGAGAGATAATCAAATGTACTATAGAGATCAAAGAAGTAAAATTTGTCACTTTAAAGAATAAATTATTCAACCGATTGTTAATATGTAAGTACGCCACGTACATACCTTAAATATGAGCAGCTCTTACAACATTCGTAGTACCAAAATTGGTAACAGTGCAGGCTTTAGGCTACCATCTGAGTTTTATCAAGAGCATCCTCAGTTCGCCAATGCAGATGGCTGGATAGAAGTATTATCACCGGATACTGCAATTCTGCGGATTGTGCCTCAATCAGATGATGATGAAGATGCAGAAGATTCAGTATTAATGCGGCTATTTCTCGATTTTGCAATAACAGAATCGCTGAAAAACAAGACTCTACAACCTTATACAACTGAAATGTCTGAGGCTGCCCATAAACTGATTGCAGATGTAGAATTAGCCGATGAGTCATCAGAAGATGGCGCAGTTTAAGAGTAATGGCTGGGAAGTTTACTTTCATCCGCAATTATTTGGCAGACAGTATCAAGAATTATTTGAGCGCGTTTCCCGTTTGCAGGAACAGTTACCGGAGGGTGCATATAAAACTCATGCAACAGTAAAGTTATTTGCTGCCATTACTGTTGCAATTGAGACGAAGATTACCTCTGATATCATGTCCGGCTAATTAGTTATGATTCCCGAATCTATGCACAAACCCAAAAACCCTGCCCCTCTGCCCCTCTGCCCCTCTGCTGCCTTAATGATAAGTCTTTAACCGGACATGATATGACCCATTTGCGAGTCATTTTGCCTTGACAGGGGCGTTAAAACGCTATGGACGGGTGAAAAAGATGGGCTTACCAGAACGGTATCGGTTATTTTTTCGCGCTTTTGATACAGAAAATTTGAAAGCGATTGTAATTTTGTGGTTAGGGTTTCCACGTAAAGAGGGGGCAAAGGATGACTGCTACCAGGTGTTTACTAAGATGATTGAACGAGGAACATTTCCAGACAGTTTGGATGAGTTACTAGCAGATTGTCAGGTGACGGAGAAAGAAGCAGAGTGAATTTGGATCGCGCAGAGGACAAACTGCAACATTCATTAGTAAAAATGCCCTAAATAATTGCAGAATAAATGCAGTTCGTCATTATTATTACCTGGAAATGCCGACTACACTTGCTGACGCACAAAATTTGCTTTCTGATCTCATTGCCCGTTACTCAGAGCGTGTAGATTATCTGATGATTCGCCTTGAAGAAGCAGAAGGGACTGATATCTTGTTGCGTGGCGACAAGGTAGAAACCCTGAGTGAAGGCATCTCAATTGGTGGACATATTCGCGCTTGTTATAGAACCCATTTGACATCTTGTGAGGTTTTGAATTAAGGTACTCCTCAGCATCTAAAATCCAATACTAATGGCGTATTCCAGCAACCTCACTGATGCAGAATGGGAAATTTTTGAACCCTTATTGCAAGAGATATTACCGACTAAGAAGCAGACTCGACCGACCAACTGGCCAAAGCGAGATATCTTCAATGGAATTCTCTATCAACTAAAAAATGGATGCAATTGGCAAGACTTACCTAAAGACCTCCCCCCTTATTCCACTGTATATTGGCACTACAAACAGTGGCGAGCAGCCGGGGTATTTGAGGAACTGATGAGTGTCTTACATGGACAAGTGCGTGAACAGGTAAAAAAAAAACCGCACTGGACGACATTGATCATCATTGACTCCCAAGCAGTGAAAAATACCTGCAACGCCAGTGTGGAGTCGAAAGGTTTTTGCTTCTACAAAGCCACCAACGGTATTAAAAGGCATTTGGCTATTGACACCCTTGGGTTTCCCTTTTTTACGCTCTGTACTCGCGCCAATGTCTCGGATGATGCCGGATTAATTGAGATGTTTACTCTCAACATCGACTACTTCAAGTCAAAACCTATCGATATTCCCAAGATTACTATCCTGCTAGATCATGGGTATCACCCAGAATATTTGACTCAGGAGTTAGAGCGAATTTACCCAGAGATCATGACCAAAATTCAGTTTCAACTTTCTACGAAACCCTCAAAACAAGAGAAAGCGGCACAAGGAAAATCTGGATTTGTTCCGGCAATAGCTAGATGGGTGATCGAACGCTCCAATGCTTGGATGGAGCGCTGTAAAATTCTGGTTAAGAACTTTGAACGAACCCTGGTTAGTGCCACTGCCAAACTCAATATCTGCTTCATCAGGCTAATGATTAAGAGGCTTGCAGCACCTTCTTAGATGTCAAATGGGTTCTATAAAGGTGGATGGGGGTTGAGTTGCTTTAACCAGTTGTCCACAATTCAGGATCGGATCGAAGAAGCGATCGCTGCGGCGCGGATGGTTGGTGATGAAGAAACTATACTCGCACCCATTGACCCGGTGCAAGTAGTATGCAGTCTGCCGATCATTGGCACCGATCCGCGAAAAATTCCACTTTGGCAGAAAAAAGAATTATGCGATCGCTACACACAATTACTCAAAACCGTCGATCGCCGGATTACCACTACCTCGGTGCGCTATGGAGACAGCGCCCAAAGAGTGATCATCGCCACCTCAGAAGGCACTCTCATTGAGCAATCTTGGGTGGATATGGAAATGCGCTTTGCCGCCACCGCCAAAAATGGCGAAACTGTGCAAACTGGCAGAGAAACCACTGGTTCTCGCAAAGCCTACGAAGATTTAACGAATTTGGATGAACAAGTCCAAAGTGCAGCTCAAAGAGCGATCGCAGCCTTATCTCTGCCATCAGTCAAAGGCAATACCTACACCGTAGTCATTGATCCAGTTCTCACCGGTTTGTTTGTCCACGAAGCCTTCGGACACCTTTCTGAAGCTGATATGGCTTACGAAAACCCCGATTTGCTCGAAGTCATGACCATTGGACGACGATTTGGCCCAGAAGAACTGCAAATTTTTGATGGTGCTGCCCCCGAAGGGCATCGCGGTAGCTATTTTTACGACGATGAAGGCACCCCAGCCACCACTACTCAACTCATTAAAGATGGTGTGTTAGTTGGACGTTTGCATTCTCGTGAAACCGCAGGCAAATTAGACGAAACACCTACGGGTAATGCCCGCTGTCTCAACTACCATTTTACCCCCATTGTGCGAATGACAAATACCTGGATTGAACGGGGTAAAACAGCAGTGGAAGACTTATTTACTGATATCAAAGAAGGAGTATATGCCCGCAATTGGTTGGGTGGAATGACGAATGGCGAAATGTTCACCTTCAGTGCTGGGGAAGCATGGATGATTAGAAACGGTAAAATTGCTGAACCTGTTCGGGATGTGACACTTTCGGGAAATGTATTCCAAACTTTAGCCGATATTGAAGCAATTGGTAATGACTTTTATTGGGATGAATCTGGCGGTTGTGGTAAGGGAGGGCAAAACGGCTTATCAGTGGGTTGTGGTGGTCCAAGTCTCCGAATTCGAGATGTAGTCGTTGGTGGCGAAATATAACAATTATCAGCTGAGAAAAAAGCCTTCTTGGAAAACACGATAATTACCGTTTACGGATTTCCAACAAATAAATTATCAAATTTTGTAGGGTGTGTTATGCCATAGGCTAACGCACCTTTAACTTAAGATTTATCGACACTCTACGATACGCTGCACGTTTACCTAGAGAAGAGTGCCAAGAGGATAAACAGAAAAATTCATAAATCATTTGGGAATGTTATTTGCTTATTAAATGCATATTTGCTTTATATATTCTAATATCCTACATCTTAAATTTAAAGATAACTAAAGATAACTATTGATTATTGTGAATTTCGCCAAGATAAACGAGAAATGAGTTTCACAAAACTGTATGCTGTTACTCAGCCTTCTCATGTAGAGAAATTTGTTATATGGATAAAACTTCAGCGAAGGAAAAAAGTGCAGACTTTTCCCTGCTTGGCAAAAAGAATTTTAGAGTTACAAAAAAACAGATTTTATTTAGTAGTCTCATTCTATTCTTTGGTTTGCTAGGATTGGGTGGTTTCTGGTTTCAATCCAGATATAAATTTGATAATAAGATGACCGTAAAATTACAAGAATTATCTAATGTCGATTATCCAGCCAATCCCGCCCCATTAGGCAAAAACTTTCAAAGATATACCAACCGCAAATTAACAATTATCAAGAGAGATGAGACACATTTCGATTTTGTGCTGGAGCCAACAGACAAAAAAACAGCAAAAATAGTTATCAAAAATGTTGATTTAGAGCTATTAGTTCCCAAAGCACCTGCATGGGTTAAAAAAGATGAAGGTTTAGAAGTAATCGCTTTGACAGATAGGGAATGGAACAGACAACAAGTTAGTTTTCCGGCAAATTCACAAAATATAGAAATTGTTGGAGGAGATGGTTTTGAAAAGCAAAATATCGTTGAAATTGCTTTAGCTAACAATTGCTTAAATGCAGGATATTGGGAAATTTTACTATTTACTAAAGAGGATAGTAATAAAACCCTTTATTATCAAAGTTGGTTTACCTTCCCGATGGGACATTATAAAAATATTTTTGAAAAAATTAATAATATTTCTTATTGGCGGCACTGGTGGAGATTAGAACATTGGCAAGATCCAAACGGCACAATAGTCAAGACCGATCTTCTGAGAAATGTAATCGATGAAAAAGAAGTAGCAAGTCAATTTCCATTAGATGAAAAGATCATCGTGACGGGAGAGCAAAGTAGAAAAGTTAGAACTACCTTAGCGAAAAATATCACAACTTGGAGAGATTTTTACGATAACAACAATGAAATCAAATTCGCCAGTTTTCGTCCGCCGGGATTCTACGATCAAAATAAGCCCTGGGGAAATCAATACTGGAGAATAGGTAAATTTGAAAAAGCGATTTTCAGGAACATTAAACCGATTGGTGTTGAGCCAAATTTACAAGAAGTTGAGTTAGTATTCAAAGACACTAAGAATGGTGAACAAAATAGATTATTCATCAGTGGTGTTAATCTCAAAAAGCTTCCTCAATTGCCTGTAGAAGACTACTCTAAAGGCTTATATATGCCAATGGGAATTGGCATACCTCCGTTTTATCAAAGCTACGAAGAATTAACCAAGAATCATCCAGATGTTAGCCCCTTCTTTAGTGTGTTACTAGATCCACAGGATCGGTGGATAGATCATCATCACTTAGCAGTTGATGGTTCAGTGATGCACCTTGATAAACAGAACCCAAATCTGTTGCATATTTACTTGTTATCCTACGAAAGGAATACTTTAATAGCTCATTTCTTGCTTAATTTGGAATAGATGCATCAGAATTCAGGAGTCTGAATTCTGAATTCAGGAGTTATACTATTTCACTTTAATAATGATACAAACACGTGGGTAGGGGTTTAGCAGTGCTAAACCCCTACGAAAAATCTATGCGTATCAGGATTTTCGTAAAATGCTATCAGGAGTCAGAAGTAAATTAGTTTAGACTTGGATTTTTTAGGGCTGCATCTACCTGTTTTAGTAGTGCTTTTAGAGTAGAAGAGTTATCTAAAACCACATCTGCACGAGCCACTTTTTCTGCGATAGATAATTGACTATTGATGCGAGCTTGTGCTTGTTCTTTATTTAAATGATTTCGTTGGATCAATCTTTGTAGTTGTTGTTCTTCGGAACAATGTAGTACCCAAATTTCTGTAACCAAATCAGTCATTCCAGCTTCAAATAACAGAGGCACAACTAACACCAGTGTTTGTGAAGAAGACTGAGTAATTGCTTGCAAAAAGCGATCGCGCACATCAGGATGAATCAAACTCTCTACCCAGTTACGTTCATCTTCACGATTAAAGATAATTTCGCCTAGCTTTTGGCGGTTGAGGTTGCCATCTGGTAGTAAAATTTGTTGCCCGTAACGTTTGGCGATCGCACCCAGAATAGGCGAACCTACAGATACCGCCTCTCTAGCATAAATATCTGCATCCAAAATCGGCAGATTATAAGTGCTAGCTAAATAATTTGTGACAGTGGTTTTGCCTGTAGCAATACCTCCAGTTAAGCCGATTATCCGTTTTGTCATTTGTCATTTGTTATTTGTCATTGGGCATTGGGCATGGGGCATGGGGCATTGGAAGTGTGGGAGGTGTGGGAGGATGGGGAAGAAATCTTTCCCCCCTCTCTCCCCACACTCCCCCATCCCCCTTATCCCTCTCATCTCCCCATCTCCCCACTCCCTGCTCCCTCATCTCCCTGCCCACATTATCAATGCTTCGGTTAAACCATCTAAAGTATATTCTTGGGCTTCGACATCTGTGCGTCCGAATAAAGAATGGCAAGTTTGGGAGGTTTGAGGGCCAATAGAAGCAATACAAACACCATCTAAGAAATGACTATTATTAGAGTTACTCGGAAATATCTTATTAGTAAGTTGGCAGAAAAATTGCACAGTTTTAGAACTGGCAAAGGTAATTACATCTATCTTGCGATTTTGCAGAGCTAATTCTGCCGCAGCGGGGATACTGCTAGGACAACAAGATTGATAGGCGGCAACTTCTATAACTTCTGCTCCTTTGGCAGTTAATTCTTTAACTAAAATTTCTCTACCGCCGCTTTCAACTCTGGGAAATAAAACCTTTTTACCAGACAATTCTTCTGGAAAATTTTCCACTAAAGAATCGGCGACAAAGTTGGGGGGAATAAAATCTGGTTGCAGAGAATATTGTTTGAGACATTGCGCTGTTTTTTCACCAACAACAGCAATTTTCACACCAGCTAATGCACGGCTATCTTTACCTTGGGCAATTAGTCTGGTAAAAAAGTAGTCTACGCCATTGCCAGAAGTGAGAATTAACCAGTTGAAGTTAGATAAATTAGCGATCGCATGATCTAAACCTTCCCAACTCGAAGGCGGGCCAATTTCTAAGGTAGGCATTTCGATGACAGTTGCACCCAAGGACATGAGGCGATAGCTAAATTGATTCGACTGTCCCACTGAACGTGTCACCAGAATTGTTTTGCCAGCAAGGGGAAGGGGAGATGAGGGAGAGGGGGGGAGGTTGGTTGACATAGGGTGGGCTATGGGAATACTGGCGTGACTTTCTCTATATATATTCTCAGGTTGCAAGTACTTGCGTAGCCCAACAACTTCGCCAATTACAATTACGGCTGGGGAAAGAGATAATCCAGTGATTTGTTCGGAGATATTGCCCAGTTGTGCTATCCAAATTTGTTGCTGTGGAGTTCCTGCCCAACGGATGATGGCTATGGGTGTTAAATGCGATCGCCCGTATCGCAACAGCTGATGTACAATTTCCCCTAGATGTAGTCCTCCCATCAAAATTACTAGTGTTTCTAACCGCGATAGCGCCTCCCAATCTAAAGCCTCTGGTTCGTGAGCTGTAAACACTGCAAAAGTGCGACTTAAAACCGGATCTGTTAGGGGAATTCCTGCCAACAACGGTGCTGCAAGGGCTGAGGAAATTCCTGGTACTAGTTCAAAATCACAACCAGATGCGATCATTGCTTCCATTTCCGAAGTGCAACGCCCAAAAATCAAGGGATCGCCTGATTTGAGCCGTACAACTTGTTTCCCTTCCTGGCAGTACTTTACCAGTAACTTGTTAATTTGTCCTTGGCTTGTGCTGGGTTTACCAGCACGTTTGCCCACATCTAATTTCAAGCAATCAGCTGGTACACACTGCAATAATCGAGCATCTACCAAAGCATCGTAGACTAACACCTCAGCAGTGGCCAAGAGATTGTAAGCTTTTACCGTCAGGTACCCCACATCTCCAGGCCCAGCACCTACAAGGTAGACTTTGCCTCTGTCATTTGTCATTTGTTTTTCTTTGCGTCTTTGCGTCTCCTCATCGCCACTCCCCACTCCCTACTCCCCACTCCCCTTAATTTTTTCAATTAGCTGATCAATTCGCTCAACCATCTCATTATTTTCCTCAGCTTGGAATAATTCTCTGGCTTTTTTGAAATTAACGATCGCTTCTTCTATTTGTTGTTCTCTTCCCAGACTGATGCCGAGATTATAGTAAGCGTATGCATAATCGGGTACGAGGCTAATGGCTTTTTTATAATGTGCGATCGCTTCTTGAGGCTTACCTTGATCGTCCATAGCGTTTGCCAAACCCGTATGAGCTTGTGCATGTTTGGGATCGAGGCGAATTGCTTGGGTATAGTCGGCCACTGCTTCGGCTAACTTGCCTTGAGCGTAAAAAGCACTTGCTAAATTATAGTGAGCGTCTGCATCTTGGGAATCAATGCTAATGGCTTGTTGATACTGGGCGATCGCTTCTTCTAGTTTGCCTTCAGCATATAGAACATTTCCCAAGGCATTATAACTTGCGGCATTTTTCGGTTCAAGGCGAATGGCTGTTGTATATTCTGCCACAGCTTCTGCTGGCTTTCCTTGAGCATATAAAGCGTTTCCTAAGTAATAGTGAGCTTCTGCATGTTTGGGATCAAAGCTAATAGCTTGTTTGTATTCGGTAATTGCTTCTGGAAATTTGCCTTGAACGTAGAGAGAATTTCCTAAATGAAAGTGGGCTTTGGCAGATTTAGGATCGAGGCTGATGGCTTTTTGATATTGTGCGATCGCTTCTTGTAATTTACCTTCATCGTCGAGAGTATTTCCCAAAGCCACATAAGCTTCTACAAATTTTGGTTCCAGTTCAATTGCTTTCCGAAAAGCCGCTTCTGCTCCTTTTAAATCCCCTTGTTTGTAGAGATTAGTTCCTTGTTCAAAGTTAGTAACTGCCTTTTTATTCTGAGGAACTGCGGCTTGAGCAGAGTTTTGAACTATTGCTAGTAGCGTTTCCCGAGCTACTGAGTAGGGGCACGGCACTGCCGTGCCCCTACACCTGGTGATATAATGTCGTACCGCATCTGAATGGGAACCGCTAAAAACAACCCCAACATCTTTACCAAAAGCACTATTCGCATTGCTCAAACACCCGAAAATAATAGCTACTGCCAGTAGATTCTTACTTTTTAGCATTTTTGTTATTTTAATTGCTGAATTTACAAGTAACTGTAATTGAATATAATTTTCCATTTTTACACACTTGATTCAATTATTTAGATATTGCAAAAACAATTCATTTGTTAGTTTTTATATTTCTATTAATACAATGTAAATAAAATGTAAAATTACTATACTTCATTATACCTATTTGAGAAACTCAGAGATTAGTTCAAACAAATTATTACATATCACAAATTGACGATATATACAAGATTTATTTTTGATATAAAGATTGCATAAATTTGAATTATAAATATTGTGCTGATTTGAAAACTAATGTTAAAATCCGCTCGTAAAAGTTTCAGACGATTGATTAATAAACCTAGACCTGGCGAGGTTGAGGCAGAATCTTATCTGTCTGATTACACATGCAATTTTTTTATGCTCAACAACATTTTTAGTCACAAGTTTAACACTCTTGTTCGGACAGTTGCAGTAGTTAGTATAGGTTTCGCAACAACCTGGGGAGTTGCGATGGATTCTGCTAAGGCTGTAGGATTCACTGTGGATTCCGTAACTCTCGGATCTCTAACAGATGGTTCAGACTCAACTGTTAATGGTGTTACCTATTTGAATCAGTCATTGCCAATCACTGGTTTGAGTGCAAACTCTACTAATTGGACACCAGATATATTTGCTTCCCCTGTTATAACTCTCAGAAGAGGTGGTTATGCAGCAACAGACAACTTCGGTAACTTCAATAATAGACAAATAGCTTGGGGTGAGCGATTACCAGGAGATCCAGATTCAATTGTCCGAATTCCCCAACCAACAAATACTCAGGCAGTGTTGAGCCAAAATAATATTCTTCAAGGTAGTGACAACGTATTCGTCAATACTGGTTACATTAATGGCATCCAAACTGACATTGAACGAGTTGATTTTGTATTCAACACAGAAGTTGAGACTTCTGACAAACAAGCAATTACTATTTTTGATCGAGGTCTTAATACCGCGCACGACTCATTCCAAATCGCTCCTATTTTGAGCGTTGATAGTGCTGGAAATCCCACAATTTATGGCTCTTTGATTTCAATTGCTGCTGGCTGGGGACAAACTAATCTAAGACCTGGTGGTGCTGCTGACAATAATGTGAATTCCACAGTTCTGACTGACAGCACGGGTGCTTTCGGCAATGTTTTAAGCGTTACTCAACAAGTTGGTGGCTTGCTAATTCCTCTTTCTGAATTGGCAACAACAGGTAGCAAAATCTACGGCTACTCACTATTTTCTCCAGATGTAAATGATGGAGGTAATCCAATTAACCTGCTTGATTGGACAAATGCATCTGTATTTCCTCAAGATACTCCTAACAGTGTCGGCGGTATTGACTTAGTAGCGACTAATTTAGGTGTTGTGAAGGCTGTTCCAGAACCATCATTTGTAGCTGGCGTGCTTCTATTTAGCACCTTTGTAATTGCTGGCAAATTGAAAAACAGAGGTCATAAAAATAGCAACGCTTAATCTCATATCTTGCACTAGGCGACTGGAAGTCGCGGCTACACAGACAAAACCCGCCTACGCGGGTTAAAAGCCTTGATTTTCTGTTAGTCCGCGTAGGCCGACTTCCTTTGTGTGCAAGATGAACCGCGATTTTTAATCGCTGGGCTAGGTGCTGAGTTACTTAGTACTAATTTTATCTAACAACTGAGCGATTCTTGCAGCTTTTTCAGGTTGCCGTTGTTTTTGTAATAACTCTTTGGCTTGTAGCAGATTATTTTTAGCTTCTTCTGGTTTCTCTTGTTGCATTAAAATATTCGCCAGACGCAAATAAGCATCAGGATTTTTTGGGCTGCGGCGAATCACTTCGGAAAATAATTCTGTTGCCTCTTCTACTTGGCCTTGCTGCTTTAAAACATCTCCCAGAAATAAGCGCACCACATCATTAGTAGAGTTGAGAGAAATAACTTTGCGAAAAGCTGCTTCTGCACCTTGGTAATCTTTTGCTTGAGCAAGATTGATTCCTTTTTGAAATAACTCTGAGGTAATCAAAGTT
It encodes the following:
- the ileS gene encoding isoleucine--tRNA ligase, translated to MTESGNYKDTVNLPKTNFEMRANAIKREPEIQKFWEDNKIYDRLSENNPGELFILHDGPPYANGSLHIGHALNKILKDIINRYQLLQGRKVRYVPGWDCHGLPIELKVLQNMKSAERQNLTPLQLRQKAKEYALAAVDDQRQSFKSYGVWGDWDHPYLTLKPEYEAAQIGVFGQMFLKGYIYRGLKPVHWSPSSKTALAEAELEYPEGHVSRSIYAAFAVTGLGEGVKSSLAEYLPDLGVAVWTTTPWTIPGNLAVAVNGDLDYAVVEISRKDAKAQSNFKYLIVAAELVERLAATLGVELTVKATVKGRDLEYTTYRHPLFDRESPIVVGGDYITTESGTGLVHTAPGHGQEDYIVGQRYGLPILAPVDDNGNFTQEAGEFAGLNVLGDGNQAVIDALAAAGSLLKEEPYQHKYPYDWRTKKPTIFRATEQWFASVEGFREEALKAIATVKWIPAQGENRITPMVAERSDWCISRQRAWGVPIPVFYDEATGEPLLNEEIINHVQGIIAEKGSDAWWELAVEELLPASYLQNGKSYRRGTDTMDVWFDSGSSWAAVAKQRPELSYPVNIYLEGSDQHRGWFQSSLLTSVAVNDCAPYKTVLTHGFALDEQGRKMSKSEGNVVDPNIIIQGGKNQKVEPAYGADVLRLWVSSVDYSGDVRIGKNIIKQLNDVRGKIRNTARFLLGSLDDFDPEKDAVPFEELPELDKYMLHRILEVFAEVTEAFESFQFFRFFQTVQNFCVVDLSNFYLDVAKDRLYISATNAFRRRSCQTVLKIALENLAKAIAPVLCHTAEDIWQYLPYKTPYKSVFESGWVQVDEKWRNEELAEFWEALRKLRTDVNKVLEQARIEKLIGSSLEAKALIHIPHKQLGDAIKALNPVKGNGIDELRYLLLTSQVELLDSAEALQGLKYTAQTEDWVIAVVNADGEKCDRCWNYSTHVGESAEHPLICDRCVAALAGEF
- a CDS encoding IS5 family transposase, with the translated sequence MAYSSNLTDAEWEIFEPLLQEILPTKKQTRPTNWPKRDIFNGILYQLKNGCNWQDLPKDLPPYSTVYWHYKQWRAAGVFEELMSVLHGQVREQVKKKPHWTTLIIIDSQAVKNTCNASVESKGFCFYKATNGIKRHLAIDTLGFPFFTLCTRANVSDDAGLIEMFTLNIDYFKSKPIDIPKITILLDHGYHPEYLTQELERIYPEIMTKIQFQLSTKPSKQEKAAQGKSGFVPAIARWVIERSNAWMERCKILVKNFERTLVSATAKLNICFIRLMIKRLAAPS
- the coaE gene encoding dephospho-CoA kinase (Dephospho-CoA kinase (CoaE) performs the final step in coenzyme A biosynthesis.); translation: MTKRIIGLTGGIATGKTTVTNYLASTYNLPILDADIYAREAVSVGSPILGAIAKRYGQQILLPDGNLNRQKLGEIIFNREDERNWVESLIHPDVRDRFLQAITQSSSQTLVLVVPLLFEAGMTDLVTEIWVLHCSEEQQLQRLIQRNHLNKEQAQARINSQLSIAEKVARADVVLDNSSTLKALLKQVDAALKNPSLN
- a CDS encoding type II toxin-antitoxin system YhaV family toxin encodes the protein MSHQKMAQFKSNGWEVYFHPQLFGRQYQELFERVSRLQEQLPEGAYKTHATVKLFAAITVAIETKITSDIMSG
- the cobA gene encoding uroporphyrinogen-III C-methyltransferase gives rise to the protein MTNDRGKVYLVGAGPGDVGYLTVKAYNLLATAEVLVYDALVDARLLQCVPADCLKLDVGKRAGKPSTSQGQINKLLVKYCQEGKQVVRLKSGDPLIFGRCTSEMEAMIASGCDFELVPGISSALAAPLLAGIPLTDPVLSRTFAVFTAHEPEALDWEALSRLETLVILMGGLHLGEIVHQLLRYGRSHLTPIAIIRWAGTPQQQIWIAQLGNISEQITGLSLSPAVIVIGEVVGLRKYLQPENIYRESHASIPIAHPMSTNLPPSPSSPLPLAGKTILVTRSVGQSNQFSYRLMSLGATVIEMPTLEIGPPSSWEGLDHAIANLSNFNWLILTSGNGVDYFFTRLIAQGKDSRALAGVKIAVVGEKTAQCLKQYSLQPDFIPPNFVADSLVENFPEELSGKKVLFPRVESGGREILVKELTAKGAEVIEVAAYQSCCPSSIPAAAELALQNRKIDVITFASSKTVQFFCQLTNKIFPSNSNNSHFLDGVCIASIGPQTSQTCHSLFGRTDVEAQEYTLDGLTEALIMWAGR